In Leuconostoc kimchii IMSNU 11154, one genomic interval encodes:
- a CDS encoding DoxX family membrane protein → MIQWLRNSKTAMWILTILRVYLGYQWTLDGWSKITAKGGFDASGLIIGAIKNPVLTPDKTVAFPWYDWFLNFSTNHGKSTAAFSFLVSWGELLVGLGLLFGTLTLAAAFFGLVMNFSYLGAGVVSVNPTFIFIGALLLIGGYNSGKLGLDRWVTPFLRAKLPFLKNDIKI, encoded by the coding sequence ATGATTCAATGGCTACGCAATTCAAAAACTGCAATGTGGATTTTAACAATCCTACGTGTTTATCTAGGTTATCAATGGACACTTGATGGCTGGTCGAAAATAACAGCTAAAGGTGGCTTTGATGCATCTGGGTTGATTATAGGGGCAATTAAAAATCCAGTATTGACACCAGATAAAACCGTCGCATTTCCCTGGTATGACTGGTTTTTAAACTTTTCAACTAACCATGGTAAATCAACAGCTGCTTTTTCTTTCTTGGTCTCTTGGGGAGAGTTATTAGTTGGTTTGGGCCTACTGTTTGGTACATTAACTTTAGCAGCAGCATTCTTTGGGCTCGTTATGAATTTTTCATACCTTGGTGCTGGTGTCGTATCAGTAAATCCCACTTTTATTTTTATAGGTGCTTTATTGTTGATTGGCGGATATAATTCTGGTAAACTCGGTTTGGATCGTTGGGTCACACCATTTTTACGCGCCAAGTTACCATTTTTGAAAAACGATATTAAGATTTAA
- a CDS encoding gluconate:H+ symporter: MEFVMLIVSILILLLLIAKFKLNTFVSLIITAFILALLLGMKPMSIPDAVLGSQGVGNILGPNSVIFIFGGMIGRLVADAGGSYRIAKTLIDWFGVKRLQWAVLIASFIIGISMIFGVGMVLLIPIVFAVAIESGVPLLYLGVSMTAALSSAQGFLPPQPAPTAVASALGANIGMMLIFGLIVSIITAIVAGPMFTKLAQKYAPDAFQFKTEIAAVGPVKEYDLKTTPNFGLSVLTSVFPLIFMIIATIYKLIYTGGVTPKNPTLLDQIIEFAANPAVAMTIALIFAIFTMGILQHKSMTEVSKSLNAGMTSVAGILLIVGGGGALRGVLVTSGLSDKIASTFQSGGAMSPIAIVLFAWAVAAILRVSVGSATVAGMTAAGIVTGILAANPGNTLLPVFVALAIGAGSLIASHVNDAGFWIFKEFFDLTVKQTFQIWTVLETIISVTGLIIILILTAIFA; this comes from the coding sequence ATGGAATTCGTCATGTTGATCGTATCAATTTTGATTTTGTTACTTCTTATTGCAAAGTTTAAATTAAATACGTTCGTTTCGTTAATTATAACTGCTTTTATTTTGGCATTGTTGCTTGGTATGAAGCCAATGTCAATTCCCGATGCTGTTCTTGGTTCTCAAGGCGTTGGGAATATATTAGGACCAAACTCAGTTATCTTTATTTTTGGAGGTATGATTGGTCGGTTAGTTGCCGATGCGGGTGGTTCATATCGTATAGCTAAAACATTGATTGATTGGTTTGGTGTTAAAAGGTTACAATGGGCCGTTTTAATTGCATCATTCATTATTGGTATTTCGATGATTTTCGGTGTTGGCATGGTCTTGTTAATACCAATCGTGTTCGCTGTTGCTATTGAATCTGGCGTACCGTTGCTATACTTAGGTGTTTCAATGACGGCAGCATTATCATCAGCTCAGGGATTTTTGCCACCACAGCCAGCACCGACAGCCGTTGCCTCTGCTTTGGGTGCAAATATTGGCATGATGCTCATATTTGGTTTGATTGTATCGATTATCACAGCTATTGTTGCTGGGCCTATGTTTACAAAACTTGCACAAAAGTATGCACCAGACGCTTTTCAGTTTAAAACAGAAATTGCTGCTGTTGGGCCAGTTAAGGAGTATGACTTAAAGACAACACCTAACTTCGGATTATCTGTGTTAACTTCAGTATTTCCTTTAATATTTATGATCATTGCTACGATTTATAAATTGATTTATACAGGTGGTGTCACACCTAAAAATCCAACATTGTTGGATCAAATCATTGAATTTGCTGCTAATCCAGCGGTTGCCATGACTATCGCTTTAATATTTGCCATCTTTACAATGGGTATTTTGCAACACAAGTCAATGACTGAGGTTAGCAAGTCGTTAAACGCCGGTATGACATCAGTTGCCGGCATTCTATTGATTGTTGGTGGTGGTGGTGCTTTACGAGGCGTATTGGTAACGTCTGGTTTGTCTGATAAAATTGCATCTACTTTCCAATCTGGTGGTGCAATGAGCCCCATTGCTATTGTTTTGTTTGCATGGGCTGTTGCAGCTATTTTAAGAGTTTCAGTTGGATCTGCAACTGTAGCTGGAATGACTGCTGCTGGAATTGTGACGGGTATTTTAGCTGCTAACCCAGGTAATACATTATTACCCGTATTTGTTGCCTTAGCGATTGGTGCTGGTTCATTAATTGCATCTCACGTCAATGATGCAGGATTTTGGATTTTTAAAGAATTTTTTGATTTAACTGTTAAACAAACATTTCAAATTTGGACTGTTTTAGAAACGATTATTTCTGTCACTGGCTTAATTATTATTTTAATTTTAACAGCTATATTTGCTTAG
- the gntK gene encoding gluconokinase produces MEYMIGVDLGTTSTKAVLFNDQNQVVTTANKAYPLYRDLPDMAEEDLTEIFDALIAALHEVVGQINFESGDTLAAVSFSSAMHSLIAFDANWQPLTRVITWADTRAVKYTEELKASGLGHEIYKKTGTPIHPMAPLSKLLWLKAEHADIYNKAAHYLGIKEYLFHRLFNANKMDISLASGTGLFNIFNLDWDDQALEVTGINRAQLPQPVEPYDYETHMATEYATAIGLPSDTPFIYGAGDGPLSNLGVNAVKPGVAAITIGTSGAIRVVSDKPVIDPKGRTFTYALDKTHWVVGGPVNNGGDVFRWARDNMFDAEKSTAALLGTDAYDLMTKIASRVPAGSAGLIFHPYLGGERAPIWDANARGSFFGLNHGHTRAHMLRSVLEGITFNVYMVSLALEEVVGELHSIQATGGFARSPLWRQMFADIFEQPVTVPEAFESGSLAAVIVAQKALGKIDNLYDISKYIGSSNTYQPLPENFEAYRELAPIFIRLSRQLQTEYENIANYQRKHTK; encoded by the coding sequence ATGGAATACATGATTGGTGTGGATTTAGGAACAACATCAACAAAAGCAGTTTTATTTAACGACCAAAATCAGGTTGTCACAACTGCTAACAAAGCTTACCCGTTATATCGTGATTTACCAGATATGGCTGAAGAAGATTTAACAGAAATTTTTGACGCATTAATAGCCGCCTTACATGAAGTTGTCGGTCAAATTAATTTTGAATCGGGAGATACATTGGCTGCCGTGTCATTTTCATCAGCAATGCATTCACTTATTGCTTTTGATGCTAATTGGCAACCATTAACGCGTGTCATTACCTGGGCAGATACGCGCGCTGTAAAGTATACGGAAGAGTTAAAAGCATCAGGTCTAGGACATGAGATTTATAAGAAAACAGGGACACCGATTCATCCGATGGCACCTTTGTCAAAACTATTATGGCTTAAGGCTGAACATGCTGATATTTATAACAAAGCGGCACATTATCTTGGCATTAAAGAATATTTGTTCCATCGCTTGTTTAATGCCAACAAGATGGACATTTCATTAGCCTCTGGCACTGGTTTATTTAATATCTTTAATCTCGATTGGGATGATCAAGCGCTCGAAGTAACAGGTATTAATCGTGCGCAATTACCACAACCAGTTGAGCCATATGACTATGAAACACATATGGCTACTGAATATGCCACAGCAATTGGTTTACCTAGTGACACACCATTTATATACGGTGCTGGTGACGGACCGCTATCTAATTTGGGCGTTAATGCCGTAAAACCAGGTGTTGCGGCCATTACAATTGGTACTTCAGGTGCTATTCGTGTTGTTTCTGATAAACCAGTTATTGATCCAAAAGGGCGTACATTTACCTATGCTTTAGACAAAACGCATTGGGTTGTTGGTGGACCAGTTAACAATGGTGGCGATGTTTTCCGTTGGGCGCGTGACAATATGTTTGATGCTGAAAAATCAACAGCTGCATTGCTGGGAACCGATGCTTATGATTTGATGACAAAAATTGCTTCACGTGTTCCTGCAGGTTCTGCAGGACTCATTTTCCATCCTTACTTAGGTGGTGAGCGTGCACCAATTTGGGATGCTAATGCGCGCGGCTCGTTTTTCGGATTAAACCATGGACATACGAGAGCACATATGTTGCGATCGGTGCTTGAAGGCATTACCTTTAATGTTTATATGGTTAGTCTAGCTTTAGAAGAGGTAGTCGGAGAGTTACATTCTATTCAAGCCACGGGCGGATTTGCCCGTTCACCATTATGGCGCCAAATGTTTGCTGATATTTTTGAGCAACCAGTTACTGTACCTGAAGCGTTTGAATCTGGCTCGTTGGCTGCTGTTATCGTTGCACAAAAGGCCTTAGGTAAAATTGATAATTTATATGATATTTCAAAATATATTGGTTCTTCGAATACTTATCAACCCTTACCTGAAAATTTTGAAGCTTATCGAGAATTAGCACCAATATTTATTCGTTTGTCTCGTCAACTACAAACAGAATATGAAAATATTGCCAATTATCAACGAAAACATACAAAATAA
- the gnd gene encoding phosphogluconate dehydrogenase (NAD(+)-dependent, decarboxylating) has translation MKFAMIGLGKMGLNLVKNAVDNGHEVVAFDLNADFVKAATDYSSSIESASDIDDMLSKLPSPKAVWVMVPAGVPTNSTIDTLIEKMDKGDIIIDGGNSNYKDNLEQNKRTTAAGIKFFDAGTSGGMNGARNGGNFMIGGDDAEAWKIIEPLFKSIAEEDGYLYTGRLGSGHYLKMVHNGIEYGMMQAIAEGFEVLEASQFDYDYEAVSKLWNHGSVIRSWLMELAEEQFAKDPHLDAIAGRMHSSGEGKWTVQESLDLEVPAPVIYLSLAMRYRSLQDDTFTGKVVSALRNGFGGHAMDSAK, from the coding sequence ATGAAGTTTGCGATGATCGGCCTTGGTAAGATGGGCTTGAACTTGGTAAAAAACGCTGTTGACAATGGTCACGAAGTTGTTGCATTTGATTTGAATGCTGATTTCGTTAAGGCGGCAACTGATTATTCATCATCAATCGAGAGCGCATCAGACATCGATGATATGTTGTCAAAGTTGCCTTCACCTAAGGCTGTTTGGGTAATGGTACCAGCTGGTGTACCAACTAACTCAACAATTGATACTTTAATTGAAAAGATGGACAAGGGCGACATCATTATTGATGGTGGTAACTCTAACTATAAAGACAACTTAGAGCAAAACAAGCGTACAACTGCTGCAGGTATCAAGTTCTTTGATGCTGGGACGTCAGGTGGTATGAATGGTGCTCGTAACGGCGGTAACTTCATGATTGGTGGAGATGACGCCGAAGCATGGAAGATTATCGAACCATTATTCAAGTCAATTGCTGAAGAAGACGGTTACTTGTATACAGGCCGTTTGGGATCAGGACACTACTTGAAGATGGTCCACAACGGTATCGAATATGGTATGATGCAAGCGATTGCTGAAGGTTTCGAAGTATTGGAAGCTTCTCAATTCGACTACGACTATGAAGCTGTTTCAAAGTTGTGGAACCACGGATCAGTTATCCGTTCATGGTTGATGGAATTGGCTGAAGAACAGTTTGCCAAGGATCCACATTTGGATGCCATCGCTGGTCGTATGCATTCATCTGGTGAAGGTAAGTGGACAGTTCAAGAATCATTGGACTTAGAAGTGCCAGCACCAGTGATTTACTTGTCATTAGCAATGCGTTATCGTTCATTGCAAGATGATACATTTACAGGTAAAGTTGTTTCAGCATTGCGTAATGGCTTTGGTGGACATGCAATGGATTCTGCTAAATAA
- a CDS encoding MurR/RpiR family transcriptional regulator encodes MARDIIAQLRAQKKQFNRTENKLIDYVINDPKRARESTIQELSIGSGVSTATISRFAKKIGFDSFRDFSVALASASSTTNTVGFFGEITDDDDVKAIGQKVFAGASNALNATVNNLTADSLDKASHYLIAAKRVGFFGIGGSSLVAFNAYHKFLRTPLDVIAHPDYDIQLMQAVKLNNHDTAVVISHSGRNKDTLLIAQKLKENGVKIIAITSFADSPLAKIADLVLLSLAEEINFRSESMSSLIAQITIIDTLFTIVGSQLSQKTQHVVDTMRHVIEETRAH; translated from the coding sequence ATGGCCCGTGACATTATTGCGCAACTCCGCGCTCAAAAAAAACAATTTAATCGTACCGAAAACAAACTCATTGACTATGTTATTAATGACCCAAAGCGTGCACGAGAATCGACCATTCAGGAGCTTTCTATTGGTTCAGGCGTGTCTACAGCTACAATTTCTCGTTTTGCTAAAAAAATTGGTTTTGACTCCTTTCGCGACTTTTCAGTTGCTTTAGCAAGTGCATCGTCAACCACAAATACCGTTGGCTTCTTTGGCGAAATTACTGATGATGACGATGTTAAAGCAATTGGTCAAAAAGTGTTTGCGGGAGCAAGTAATGCCTTGAATGCTACGGTTAATAACTTGACTGCTGACTCACTTGACAAGGCCAGTCATTATTTAATTGCTGCTAAACGCGTCGGTTTTTTTGGTATTGGTGGCTCTTCTCTGGTTGCCTTTAATGCTTACCACAAATTTTTACGCACACCGCTAGATGTGATTGCCCACCCAGATTATGATATTCAGTTGATGCAGGCAGTTAAACTGAACAACCATGACACCGCAGTTGTCATCTCACATTCTGGGCGTAACAAAGATACATTATTAATTGCCCAAAAGCTCAAAGAAAATGGCGTTAAAATTATTGCGATCACCTCTTTTGCTGACTCACCATTGGCAAAAATTGCAGACCTTGTTTTATTATCTCTTGCTGAGGAAATTAATTTCCGTAGTGAATCCATGAGTTCCCTAATTGCTCAAATTACAATCATTGATACCCTATTCACCATAGTAGGTTCACAATTATCACAAAAAACACAGCATGTAGTTGATACCATGCGTCATGTCATTGAAGAAACCCGTGCACATTAA
- the udk gene encoding uridine kinase yields MVQKPLVIGITGGSGSGKTTVSRELVRRLIEDGSSAILLQQDSYYKEQSDKPMSERVLTNYDHPDSFETDLFVSDLRRLLRYETINKPIYDYENHTRSKEVEHVEPADVLIVDGVLLFNDERVRDMLDMKIFVDTDDDIRFLRRLERDIDERGRTVRGVIEQYLATVKPMYHQFVEPTKRYANIIVPEGGENLVAIDMLTNQAKAMLKKNNTV; encoded by the coding sequence ATGGTGCAAAAACCATTAGTTATCGGTATTACCGGTGGATCAGGTTCAGGTAAAACAACGGTTAGTCGCGAGCTTGTGCGTCGCTTAATAGAAGATGGTTCATCTGCTATTTTGCTACAGCAAGATTCATATTATAAGGAACAATCTGATAAGCCAATGTCTGAGCGTGTTTTGACGAATTATGATCATCCTGATTCATTCGAGACAGATTTATTTGTTTCGGACCTGCGTCGGCTGTTACGCTATGAGACAATCAATAAACCAATATATGATTATGAGAATCATACACGTTCTAAAGAAGTTGAGCATGTTGAACCAGCTGATGTGTTAATTGTTGATGGCGTCTTGTTATTCAATGACGAAAGAGTCCGTGATATGCTTGATATGAAAATATTTGTTGATACTGATGATGATATTCGCTTTTTAAGACGCTTGGAACGAGATATTGATGAGCGTGGGCGAACCGTACGTGGCGTTATTGAACAGTATTTGGCAACTGTGAAACCGATGTATCATCAGTTTGTGGAGCCAACTAAGCGTTATGCTAATATTATTGTGCCAGAGGGTGGCGAAAACCTCGTAGCAATTGATATGCTTACAAACCAAGCCAAGGCGATGCTGAAAAAAAACAATACGGTTTGA
- the budA gene encoding acetolactate decarboxylase produces MSSLYQHGTLAMLMGKQMQGTASVAELLAHGDTGIGTFEGLDGEGIILDGKVYQALSNGQVVQVTDQDVLLPFVSVHFHEPTEVLPFSEVDFGTLSSKLEKFQLDNIFAAIKFHGKFSHVHTRVVAKQTIPFPSLLDVSKNQPEFHRDDVAGTLVGYYAPEIFNGPTAAGWHVHFLSDDKKFAGHVLDFSATEVDGTLQLFDDFIQHLPIDNAEFRDMSLDLDGLSSGIKASEGRKA; encoded by the coding sequence ATGAGTAGTTTATATCAACACGGTACGTTAGCAATGTTAATGGGGAAGCAGATGCAGGGGACAGCCTCAGTTGCTGAATTATTGGCACACGGTGATACTGGTATTGGTACTTTTGAGGGCTTGGATGGTGAAGGTATTATTTTGGATGGTAAAGTCTATCAAGCCTTAAGTAATGGTCAAGTTGTTCAAGTGACGGATCAAGATGTATTATTGCCATTTGTTTCTGTACATTTTCATGAGCCAACAGAAGTTTTGCCTTTTTCAGAGGTAGATTTTGGCACGTTAAGTTCAAAATTAGAAAAATTTCAATTAGATAATATTTTTGCAGCAATTAAATTTCACGGCAAATTTTCACATGTGCACACGCGTGTAGTTGCTAAACAAACAATACCATTTCCAAGTTTATTAGATGTCTCAAAAAACCAACCCGAATTTCATAGAGATGATGTCGCTGGTACCTTAGTTGGCTATTATGCACCTGAGATATTTAATGGACCAACTGCTGCTGGTTGGCACGTACATTTTTTGTCAGACGACAAAAAATTTGCCGGGCATGTTTTGGATTTTTCTGCAACAGAAGTAGATGGGACATTGCAGTTGTTTGATGATTTTATTCAGCACTTACCAATTGATAATGCTGAATTCCGTGATATGTCACTTGATTTGGATGGGTTGTCGTCGGGCATTAAGGCCAGCGAAGGAAGGAAAGCGTAA
- a CDS encoding acyltransferase family protein encodes MIKRRYIAGFDGLRAIAVIGVLAFHLMPSKIVGGWLGVPLFFVLSGYLITDILIQEYDQNHFIAPLKFYMRRLKRLYPALVGMLLMTTTVILLFDQQLIYNLRRILLANLVYLYNFWAISNGESYFQQFGGASPFTHLWSLSIEGQYYFIWPFVVWGVLKCRFKREYVALTLFLLSIASAALMAIYYQPENINRAYYGTDTRLFAILLGSSLAFAWPSSKLQKDITVQAKKILNNTGLIVFLIMISGFLWLNGQQNVTYYGLMYLFTVAIAVLIGVIAHPASWFSKALNNKYLNYIGTRSYSIYLYQLPVFVFYEKFVPNYKPTTLNLIIEVILVLIVSELSYRYVENSFRYTVKIKNAMHRLTMSRNLFFGSLTLVLIFILFIGQGVLDPRAGQDHPETKLQKKLKNNQSAVAKQNAAAEKKSNTVNDKTTKLTADEKSLIATYGLKQKQYIAFKDMPFKAIGDSVMLDAAPFLQEINKNMVVDAEVGRQSYETPKIVDQMAKQGKLAPNMLIGLGTNGEIKRQDLDHMMKSFGSKRQIYWMNNFVQSRPWQNDNNNMLADAAKDYKNLHVIDWFGLAEQHVDWFADDGVHPGAIGDRQYVRLLVEEVGRVKHID; translated from the coding sequence ATGATTAAAAGACGTTACATTGCTGGATTTGATGGACTACGTGCAATTGCTGTGATAGGCGTGCTTGCGTTTCATTTGATGCCATCTAAAATTGTTGGGGGATGGCTTGGTGTACCATTGTTTTTTGTTCTGTCTGGCTATCTTATTACAGATATACTTATTCAAGAGTATGATCAAAATCATTTTATTGCACCCCTAAAATTTTATATGCGTCGTTTAAAGCGGCTTTATCCGGCTTTAGTTGGTATGTTGTTGATGACAACTACGGTTATTTTGTTATTTGATCAACAATTAATTTATAATTTACGTCGTATTTTATTAGCAAATTTAGTCTATCTATATAATTTTTGGGCTATCAGTAACGGTGAATCTTATTTTCAGCAATTTGGTGGTGCTTCACCGTTTACACATCTTTGGTCTTTGTCAATTGAAGGGCAATACTACTTTATTTGGCCATTTGTCGTTTGGGGTGTTTTGAAATGTCGTTTCAAGCGAGAATATGTTGCATTGACTTTGTTTTTGTTGTCGATTGCGAGTGCGGCTTTGATGGCGATATATTACCAACCAGAAAATATTAATCGTGCCTATTACGGTACCGACACACGGTTATTTGCTATTTTGTTAGGGTCAAGTTTAGCATTTGCCTGGCCATCTAGTAAACTACAAAAAGATATCACTGTGCAAGCTAAGAAAATATTAAACAATACAGGCTTAATTGTTTTTTTGATCATGATTAGTGGGTTTTTGTGGCTAAACGGCCAACAGAATGTGACGTATTATGGTCTGATGTATCTTTTTACTGTGGCAATTGCTGTACTTATCGGTGTCATTGCTCATCCGGCTTCATGGTTTTCTAAGGCACTTAACAATAAATATTTGAATTATATCGGGACACGCAGTTATAGTATCTATTTGTATCAACTACCTGTATTTGTTTTTTATGAAAAATTTGTACCGAATTACAAACCAACAACTTTAAACTTAATCATTGAAGTGATTCTTGTACTTATTGTCAGTGAGTTGAGTTATCGTTACGTTGAAAATAGTTTTCGTTATACTGTTAAAATAAAAAATGCAATGCATCGACTCACGATGTCTAGAAACCTTTTTTTTGGCAGTTTGACACTTGTACTCATTTTTATTTTATTTATCGGACAGGGTGTTTTGGACCCAAGGGCTGGTCAGGATCATCCAGAAACAAAGCTGCAGAAAAAACTTAAGAACAATCAATCTGCGGTGGCTAAACAAAACGCTGCTGCAGAAAAAAAATCAAACACAGTAAATGATAAGACAACAAAATTGACGGCCGACGAGAAGTCATTAATTGCTACCTACGGATTGAAGCAAAAACAATACATCGCTTTCAAGGATATGCCCTTCAAAGCAATTGGAGATTCTGTCATGCTTGATGCAGCACCATTTTTGCAAGAAATTAATAAAAATATGGTAGTCGATGCCGAAGTTGGACGTCAATCGTATGAAACGCCCAAAATTGTTGATCAAATGGCAAAGCAAGGTAAGTTAGCACCAAATATGTTAATTGGCTTGGGAACAAACGGTGAGATTAAGCGTCAGGATTTGGATCATATGATGAAATCGTTTGGTTCAAAACGTCAGATTTATTGGATGAATAACTTTGTCCAAAGTCGGCCGTGGCAAAATGACAACAACAATATGCTGGCTGATGCAGCAAAAGATTATAAGAATTTGCATGTCATTGATTGGTTTGGACTCGCAGAGCAGCATGTAGATTGGTTTGCTGATGACGGGGTCCATCCCGGTGCAATAGGAGATAGACAGTATGTTCGCCTATTGGTCGAAGAAGTTGGACGCGTTAAGCATATTGATTAA
- the ccpA gene encoding catabolite control protein A: MQKKSSATIYDVAHRVGVSLATVSRVVNGNNNVRESTKRKVLDAIEELGYHPNAVARGLASKKTTTIGVVMPDVTDMYYSELARGIDDVANMYHYDVLLTNTDEDPVRETMAVNNLASKQVDGIIFMGNELEREVLNTIAGVDAPVVLAGSVDGEGKLPSVNIDYVEAIKEATTTVIKNGHDRVAIVTGPVTHAINSLHRIFGYKAALEEMQIAFDDTLLFATHQDYSAGLQVAEKIVSAGATAVIAYDDEVAVGIMNYLRDNGKKVPEDFEIITSNDTKFTLVTRPEVTSIGQPKYDIGAVAMRMLTKLMNNEIIDDTQIKLPHTLERRGTTRN; encoded by the coding sequence ATGCAAAAAAAAAGCTCAGCAACAATATATGATGTCGCTCACCGCGTAGGTGTTTCATTAGCAACGGTATCACGTGTGGTGAACGGTAATAATAATGTTCGTGAGTCAACAAAACGTAAAGTATTAGATGCGATTGAAGAATTAGGTTATCATCCCAATGCAGTCGCACGTGGATTAGCGTCAAAAAAGACAACAACTATTGGTGTTGTTATGCCTGACGTCACAGATATGTACTATTCAGAGCTTGCACGTGGGATTGATGATGTTGCTAATATGTACCATTACGATGTTTTGTTAACTAATACAGACGAGGATCCTGTTCGTGAAACGATGGCGGTTAACAATTTAGCTAGCAAACAAGTTGATGGTATTATTTTTATGGGTAATGAGTTAGAGCGAGAAGTGTTAAATACCATTGCAGGTGTCGATGCGCCCGTTGTTTTAGCTGGGTCTGTTGATGGTGAAGGCAAGTTGCCGAGTGTTAATATTGATTATGTTGAGGCAATTAAAGAAGCAACAACAACAGTTATTAAAAATGGACACGATCGTGTTGCGATTGTTACTGGTCCTGTAACACATGCAATTAACAGTCTACACCGCATTTTTGGGTATAAAGCAGCCTTGGAAGAGATGCAAATAGCATTCGATGACACCTTGTTATTTGCGACCCATCAAGATTATTCTGCAGGATTGCAAGTTGCTGAGAAAATTGTGTCTGCTGGCGCGACAGCTGTCATTGCCTATGATGATGAAGTTGCAGTCGGTATTATGAACTACTTACGTGATAATGGTAAAAAAGTACCCGAAGATTTTGAAATTATTACTTCTAACGATACTAAATTCACACTTGTCACACGACCTGAAGTAACGTCTATTGGTCAGCCAAAATATGATATAGGTGCAGTTGCTATGAGAATGCTGACTAAGTTAATGAATAATGAGATTATTGATGATACGCAAATTAAATTGCCACACACATTAGAACGTCGAGGGACGACACGTAATTAG
- a CDS encoding M24 family metallopeptidase, which translates to MNTEKIATLTAWINAQKLSGAILTNFHSISYLTGFESDPIERVLALVILPDHEPFLFGPALEVHSMTASGWSFPAFGYEDQENPWQKLAQHLKNATYGQSFAIEADHLTLSRFQQLQEAYPTANFNSDITDQINHLRLIKTATEIQHMVDAGRDADRAFSIGFNALTTGVSELDVVATIEYELKKSGVSAMSFETLLQFGQHAADPHGATSTRTLKSGDMALFDLGTMSEGYASDATRTVAFGNVDAKAREIHAITLEAQLTAQSHAKIGMTADELDAIARHVITKAGYGQYFVHRLGHGLGSSVHEFPSIMAGNDVTLQEGMAFSIEPGIYIPGIAGVRIEDSGYMSRSGFVPFTHTPKDLLQF; encoded by the coding sequence ATGAATACAGAAAAAATCGCTACCTTAACAGCCTGGATAAATGCGCAAAAACTCTCAGGCGCAATTTTAACCAACTTCCATAGTATCTCTTATTTAACGGGATTTGAATCCGATCCCATTGAACGTGTTTTAGCTTTAGTCATCTTACCTGATCATGAGCCTTTTTTGTTTGGCCCAGCCCTTGAAGTACACAGCATGACTGCCAGCGGCTGGTCATTTCCTGCATTTGGTTACGAGGACCAAGAAAATCCTTGGCAAAAATTAGCACAACATCTTAAAAATGCAACTTATGGTCAATCTTTTGCTATCGAAGCTGACCATTTAACACTTTCGCGTTTTCAACAGTTACAAGAAGCCTACCCCACCGCAAATTTCAATAGCGATATAACCGACCAAATTAATCATTTACGGCTCATCAAGACTGCCACTGAAATCCAACATATGGTTGATGCAGGTCGTGATGCCGATCGTGCCTTTAGTATCGGATTTAACGCCCTAACAACTGGTGTATCGGAATTAGACGTTGTGGCAACGATTGAGTATGAACTCAAAAAATCAGGTGTTTCCGCAATGAGTTTTGAAACTTTACTGCAGTTTGGTCAACATGCAGCAGATCCACATGGCGCAACATCAACACGCACTCTAAAATCAGGTGACATGGCTTTGTTTGATCTCGGCACCATGTCTGAAGGTTACGCCTCAGATGCTACACGTACGGTTGCCTTTGGAAATGTAGATGCCAAAGCAAGGGAAATTCACGCTATCACTTTGGAAGCACAATTGACTGCGCAATCACATGCGAAAATTGGTATGACTGCAGACGAATTAGACGCCATTGCTCGGCACGTCATTACAAAGGCTGGTTATGGGCAATATTTTGTACACCGACTTGGTCATGGCCTAGGCTCTTCTGTCCACGAATTTCCATCAATTATGGCAGGAAATGACGTCACGCTACAAGAAGGTATGGCATTTTCGATTGAACCTGGTATTTACATACCAGGCATTGCTGGCGTTCGTATTGAAGATTCTGGATATATGAGTCGATCTGGCTTTGTGCCTTTTACACATACACCAAAAGATTTGTTACAGTTTTAG